From one Trifolium pratense cultivar HEN17-A07 linkage group LG1, ARS_RC_1.1, whole genome shotgun sequence genomic stretch:
- the LOC123882425 gene encoding FBD-associated F-box protein At3g52670-like isoform X2 — protein sequence MENSPPIDRISNLPDELLCHILSFLPIQFAITTTLLLSKRWTPLFKSFTSLHFYYQSSTFNVDVDAFNRYREFVHTVTLTTQFIINFHLHCCSTHWHIFPESLLPSTILRSPTLRVLKLNNINVLGNISVDLPSLKTLHLTGVCFKNQENFHKLLFRCPVLEDLKTIIYYTKRFRHCTTISITKDFKILSKLITADVCQFKFPMMAIRNVRFLVLHISVGLHVGDINFECPVFQNLIQLQLHIRNFQNWDDVVELLQCCPKLQTLTIHKSAMNNNLSINWRDPNPVPE from the exons ATGGAGAACTCACCACCCATCGATAGAATTAGCAACTTACCTGATGAGTTACTTTGTCACATACTTTCTTTCCTACCAATCCAATTTGCTATCACCACCACCCTTCTCCTCTCCAAAAGGTGGACCCCACTTTTCAAATCTTTCACATCTCTCCACTTTTACTACCAATCCTCTACTTTTAACGTAGACGTAGATGCCTTTAACCGCTACCGTGAATTCGTCCACACAGTAACTCTCACCACTCAATTCATCATAAACTTTCACCTCCATTGTTGTTCCACACATTGGCACATATTCCCAGAATCCCTTTTACCTTCAACCATTCTAAGATCTCCAACACTTAGGGTTCTCAAATTGAATAATATCAATGTGCTTGGTAATATCTCTGTCGATCTTCCATCTCTTAAAACCCTTCATTTGACTGGTGTTTGTTTCAAAAATCAGGAGAATTTCCACAAGCTTCTTTTTCGATGTCCTGTTTTGGAAGATTTGAAAACTATCATTTACTATACAAAACGTTTTAGACATTGTACTACTATTAGTATTACAAAGGACTTTAAAATCTTGTCCAAGTTGATCACAGCCGATGTCTGTCAGTTTAAATTTCCGATGATGGCAATTCGTAATGTCCGGTTCTTAGTACTCCAT ATTTCCGTGGGTCTTCATGTTGGAGATATCAATTTCGAGTGTCCTGTATTTCAAAACTTAATCCAACTTCAATTACACATTAGGAACTTTCAAAACTGGGATGATGTAGTGGAACTGCTCCAGTGTTGTCCAAAACTTCAAACTCTTACTATTCATAAG TCGGCAATGAACAACAATTTATCCATAAACTGGAGAGATCCAAATCCTGTTCCTGAAT aA
- the LOC123912363 gene encoding uncharacterized protein LOC123912363, whose protein sequence is MLGECQALLLPISLQTHISDRWQWLPDSELWTSQDMIALGDCHNLIWHRHVLLKVSILAWRLLRDRLPTKTNLVTRGVISVDARYCVSGCGDAESAHHLFLTCGFFGSLRPMVQDWIGSTAVDANSLHDHFVQFTQSVGGQRSRRSFMQLIWLACVWILWHERNHRLSRNSASSVHQMLDKVKLFSYWWLKSAHASLARLSKPAGRTGRIVNWS, encoded by the exons atgttgggggagtgtcaggcCTTACTACTTCCTATTTCTTTGCAGACACATATTTCTGATag GTGGCAGTGGTTGCCAGATTCTGAGCTTTGGACTTCTCAGGACATGATTGCTTTGGGTGACTGTCACAATCTTATCTGGCACAGACATGTTCTCTTGAAGGTGTCGATTCTTGCATGGAGACTTCTGAGGGATAGGTTGCCAACGAAGACAAATTTGGTTACTCGAGGTGTCATTTCAGTAGATGCTCGCTATTGTGTATCTGGATGTGGTGATGCCGAATCGGCACATCACTTATTTCTTACTTGCGGTTTTTTCGGTTCTCTCCGGCCGATGGTTCAGGATTGGATTGGTTCTACGGCGGTCGATGCCAACAGCTTACATGATCATTTCGTTCAGTTTACTCAGTCAGTTGGTGGTCAGCGATCACGGCGGTCTTTTATGCAGCTTATTTGGCTCGCTTGTGTTTGGATTTTGTGGCATGAGAGGAATCACAGGTTATCCAGGAACTCAGCTTCTTCTGTACATCAAATGTTGGACAaggtcaaattgttttcatattgGTGGTTGAAGTCGGCACATGCCTCTTtagcaaggttatcaaaaccggccggtcggaccggtcggatCGTGAActggtcatga
- the LOC123882425 gene encoding putative FBD-associated F-box protein At5g56820 isoform X1 has product MENSPPIDRISNLPDELLCHILSFLPIQFAITTTLLLSKRWTPLFKSFTSLHFYYQSSTFNVDVDAFNRYREFVHTVTLTTQFIINFHLHCCSTHWHIFPESLLPSTILRSPTLRVLKLNNINVLGNISVDLPSLKTLHLTGVCFKNQENFHKLLFRCPVLEDLKTIIYYTKRFRHCTTISITKDFKILSKLITADVCQFKFPMMAIRNVRFLVLHISVGLHVGDINFECPVFQNLIQLQLHIRNFQNWDDVVELLQCCPKLQTLTIHKSAMNNNLSINWRDPNPVPECISSHLRSCTINYEGWKDELKFTKYILQNARLLEVMKIKHKHKKPCLEELASCPMISSECELLVTSFFDT; this is encoded by the exons ATGGAGAACTCACCACCCATCGATAGAATTAGCAACTTACCTGATGAGTTACTTTGTCACATACTTTCTTTCCTACCAATCCAATTTGCTATCACCACCACCCTTCTCCTCTCCAAAAGGTGGACCCCACTTTTCAAATCTTTCACATCTCTCCACTTTTACTACCAATCCTCTACTTTTAACGTAGACGTAGATGCCTTTAACCGCTACCGTGAATTCGTCCACACAGTAACTCTCACCACTCAATTCATCATAAACTTTCACCTCCATTGTTGTTCCACACATTGGCACATATTCCCAGAATCCCTTTTACCTTCAACCATTCTAAGATCTCCAACACTTAGGGTTCTCAAATTGAATAATATCAATGTGCTTGGTAATATCTCTGTCGATCTTCCATCTCTTAAAACCCTTCATTTGACTGGTGTTTGTTTCAAAAATCAGGAGAATTTCCACAAGCTTCTTTTTCGATGTCCTGTTTTGGAAGATTTGAAAACTATCATTTACTATACAAAACGTTTTAGACATTGTACTACTATTAGTATTACAAAGGACTTTAAAATCTTGTCCAAGTTGATCACAGCCGATGTCTGTCAGTTTAAATTTCCGATGATGGCAATTCGTAATGTCCGGTTCTTAGTACTCCAT ATTTCCGTGGGTCTTCATGTTGGAGATATCAATTTCGAGTGTCCTGTATTTCAAAACTTAATCCAACTTCAATTACACATTAGGAACTTTCAAAACTGGGATGATGTAGTGGAACTGCTCCAGTGTTGTCCAAAACTTCAAACTCTTACTATTCATAAG TCGGCAATGAACAACAATTTATCCATAAACTGGAGAGATCCAAATCCTGTTCCTGAATGTATTTCATCTCACCTCAGATCATGTACGATAAACTATGAAGGATGGAAAGATGAActtaaatttacaaaatatattttacagaATGCTCGACTTTTAGAGGTCATGAAGatcaaacacaaacacaagaaACCTTGTTTAGAAGAATTAGCCTCGTGTCCAATGATTTCTTCAGAATGTGAACTTTTGGTGACTTCATTTTTTGATACTTGA